From the genome of Anopheles funestus chromosome 2RL, idAnoFuneDA-416_04, whole genome shotgun sequence:
CTCGCTAGCCTGGTTTTCACCTTTTACGCAACCGCTTAGAGCAAAGCacgaaaattatttatattcagtctaataaaaacaaaacacacgaaaacaaGAATTACTTAACAATACGCGTATTGTTTCACACTTGGCATACACCACACCGAGCGATCCTTAGCTTTCCGCCCTCGGCTAACCGTTGAATGGTGGTGTCCCTGAACGGAGGAACGGCAAGGCATCCCTTTGATCTGTGTACGGTACATTAACGTGTCTTTCCTCCAAAAATGTTTACTGTCACTGCCGTGCCCGGTTCATCTTTCGCATTagcttcttttgcttcttctcatTCACGGGACCCTCTTCGGCGGGATCGCCTTGGAAAAATTGCTTTCCCACCGTTTGCCACAGCAGCCAGCCCGCTCGTACCGGGAGCAGTAACATTAGCAGCCAGAAGAATTCGGACAGAATCGATACGAGCTGTGTGCCCGAGGTCAAGATGACGATGTCTTTCACGTGTCTGCAGAAGAAAAGTGGTATTGGTGCAGGTTTCGATTCTGTTTTACGATTTCGATAACACGCGCAACTTACTCCGTGATGCCTCCCTCTATATTAAGATCTGTTCCCGTTTCAATGATATCACCTTTTTCGGTAAGTTTAGGTTTGCTTATCATAGCCATAAAGTAATAACTGGCACCATGCGCTACAATGCAAAGAACCGTCATGACCTGGTGAAAGAAGGAAACTATTATGTACACCACTGCacgattttcttttcgaaTGTCCATTTTGAGTACGTACCACCGCAAGTGTGGAAAGTTCGGCATAAACAGCAAAACCAAGGAACTGGACCGCGCTAGCGATTAGTGACATGTTTCGGTAAAACTTAACcgtggccacattttcttccacaATTTGTTTGCTACCCTTGGTAGCCTTCTTTTTAGgcggttgttgttgctgaatAGGGAGTAAGAAGGATATTATTGGGAGTTTATTTCCCTACTTTATGTGGGCACTTACCGACATGGTATTCTGAATTGTTtagtgctgttttttttttcattcgtctttGCTTACGTTGTGCCGTGTCAAAACACATCGTCACTTTACTGTCAGTTCGTCTGCACATATAGCTGCCACCAGGTCAaatgtaaaatgatttttaatcatatttttatcattttgaaaacagtttctttaaaaaatgttctcCAGATTATTTTTCAACTAGTAAACATTTTAACAATAATGAACAGGGATTGTAACCCAAGAACTTTAAATTGAGTTACAAAATTTACACCATAAATATTCACCAAAGTTGTGGAGTGTTTGCGACCACTGTGCGAAAAACGTGGAAACAACACGTTTCCGATTATTCGTGCCAAGGACGGCAGAAGCAAACGTGCTTGGTTGAAATTGGAACTAATCactaaaaatactaaaataatataatcaaGCTGTTGTCAAACTCCTTATtctctttaaattttttcttcaaaacgaATAGTTAATGAAATGCATTCTTTATCCATTAGCAGCCAAAGCCGTTGTATTTGATTGGCGTCTCAAATAGCATCCACAAGCAGTTATTTCTCATTTATGCAAcacattttttcatttgtgttaAGATTACGACTCTTTATCGAGTCGAGTCGAGTCAAGTTATCGATAACTTAATTATCAttaattacatattttaaaatcaaataacaacGTGTTATGTATCTGTGAGTGGTAAGACTTTCAGAGTACTTAAAAAAGATGCTTTAAAATAGACATATAATCAGTACATTAAAGGCCCATTTTTCCCCATATGAATATGGATATGGATATGGAGATATAAAAAGATTACAATGATTGTTTCATAGCTTAATATTTCCTGGGAAAAACTATATCTCATTATCTCGTTAAATAATACCATCAATTTCTATCTTTTCCAAAAGTTTATTTAGGCTCACTGGCTATTTAAAATGATTGCGTCAAGCATACAAAAATGCCTAGTTGAAAACCATGTTATAGATGATCGTACAAAATAACTCCCCAATCGCGTTAACACTAACACCAAACTGCTGCTTAAAGGTTACACGCCGACTCTGATTACCGATTAGAAGCGGCATAAAAGTGGCGCGAAAATGAAACCCACCTCCACCCCACGTGCATATAAGCACAATGCGGTAGATACTTTCTTTCATGCTCAATAATGCTACTGTTTTCGCTTGCACCAATCACGAACCACTTTTCCGGAGCCTTGGGAGCATGTACCAACGTACACACTTCATTGGGGTACGGTTCGTTTTCCGCATATTTTTCGCGAAAAGCCATTCACGGTTTGATTGTGCGAAAGACCAACGAGAAAGAGGGAACGAAGGGTGCAGAAACAATAATCAATTGGTGCCGGTACAAGTCGAAAAccgtacagcaaaaaaaaccacaaggAAATGATAATGTGTAATAATAGTACGACAGACCCAGTGGGCAGCAGTTATTTTTAAGgtattttattaatgtttatgtagttgatttttcctccctttttgggttgtttcattatgtttttttttttttcattgtttatgttttctattttaccgtccgttttgttttgtgtggttccgtttttgcaaattgttattaaccttttcttcatttccatgCACCTTATCGTAATAGTTTCCGGTGGCAGTGTAGTTCGGTAGCGTTCGCCTACCAGCCTAGCTGATTAAGCTCGAGCCCAGCCCATTCGCATCGTGACCATCGATCTCGAACGTTGGATGATCGTGCTTGTAGTGATGATGGAAGTGTTCGTGCTCCACCTCCTCCTTGATCACGACCGGCTTGTGTACCTCTTTCTTCACGATCTTCTCCTCCTTGATCACCGTCGGTTTGTGATGGTGGTGCACCGTTTTCACTTCCGTGTGCACATGCTTCTGCTGCTTCACTTTGACCGGTACATGGATGATGATTTTCCGCCGTTTGCTACGGAACACCCGAACACGgtagagaaggaaaaacaaagttaaagaaagggaaaaatagCACCCTCGACTGTATTGCTTTGTTCGAAGGTATTCGCTTATCGTTTGGCGGgcggcttttttttcctgcttcacGTTCGCGAAGTTTCCACACCACACCACTGGTGGGCGCAAAACAGTTTTTCCTTACCCGGCTGCAGCAGATTCGACGAGCAGGAACAGAAGCATAAATGCCGCAAGGATCTGTACAGATTGTGAACGTTTCGTGCGATCATGCCAAATCGGAAGCACAGCAATCGATCGATGATGataaatgagaaaaagaaacagattTCCAGCCGAACGGAAACGGGGTgaagagcaagaaaaaaaaagaaaagtgaataattttacccgcattaagcaaaaaaacactgaaaccAACATCAAATGCAGAATTGGGTCTACgaaaaggaaagtgaaaacatGAGAAACGATCAATTTGATGTTTACCGAATGATCGTTTTTTGAGGTGTTTGTGCctgtttgaatgattttttttctaaccgtAGCTCGTTAGTTCGTTTAGCTATTGTAgtgtagttgttgttgtgtttttttttcggtaacgaattataaaataaattatcgcCATTACTTTGTGTGCAGGAGTACCCTGTTTAGCTCATTAACCCTTCAAAGAAAACGACGAGATGAATGGAGAATGAAGTAAAGGGTGTAACAAGGCATGTAGTCAACGTGCCAGATGAATGGCACTAATGGTACTTTCCGACAACGAAACGTACACTTCACAAACGTACCATTAATAATTTTGCCTCCAAAATTAGGCAAACGACTtatgaattttcatttcacagcTTCTTCAGCAATCGTGTactttgttttagttttgaagGAGTTTGTAAATTACACCCTTCCGTTTGGTACCGGGTAAGGTGTAAAGATGTTTTACgccaaaaaaggtaaacagcATTAAAAACCGAACAATGATTAGATCGTGAAATCGATGCCTAActctttatctctcttctACAATCCACACGTTACAAATCGCATTAAATAATAAGGGTTCGTCTCTTTGAGTCTTTTGAATGACGCTTGGGGAACATTCATATTTTGGACACAAGAATCAgcttttactatttttgcagcaaacaaaacttatTGTGCACTTTATTTTGTGAACATTTTATCGTTTAGTTTGCAAACACATGTGTCGCAAAAAATTTGAATGGTGGTGTTTTTCAAGAAATGAACAAATTTTACTGttgattttttccccattttttttgagaaaaattaaaacaatttttaaatggcCTTAAAACCGTTAagttaaacaataataaagatTGTAGATATTCAAACACAAGATCATGCAGTTGAGTGAAGCCAATGACTTCAGCTAGGAATGCGACGTCTAACCACTGTTTAGCATCAACACAACACTCAAAAGTCCACACCCCGGAAACACTGTACAAAATTAAGGCACTACACTTTTATATGTTTAACAgtttaatttgctttttacTGTATCACAATATCGCTTCAAgtgttttcacttttcttgttacgtttttttagGCAAATAATACATTCGAGAGCACAAATATTTTCTTGTCGATATTGCTATAAACCAATCAAACTCACCACCAAACTAATCCGCATGGTTGTGGCTTTTGAAATCTGGAACGGGggtactactactacaactactacACGTTACTTGCTAGCTGATAATGCATAAATGAACAACTTTACTGATATGCTTTGCTTTTTATAGCACGACCAAAGAGACGAACCCGCGCACTGGCATAGGCCGTGGTGCACCGACACCCCCACCTGGGGCTATGCAACGCCAAGCAGCAGGGgtgccaaaaaaggaaaacagataGAATCGATGATGCACCGCACGCAGCAGCGCATCGTGTGCACTTCATTATGAATGACTTCACTAGCTACAGCTTActttactttctttctttctttcgccgCCACCACCGTGCATGCAACGAAGGGTGGCCTTATGCACATATCGTTCAATCCCACTCGTGGAAAATTTAAGGAAATGCATCAACTATTTTGTAGGTAAATGTAGcgtttttttcgggtttgttgttttttttttcgcttttgaaGTTCATGTTAAATGCAACCAACCAATGCAGGTGGAACAAAGGGTGAGGGTGTTGAAGGTTGTGTATAATACAACCCCAGTGGGAGGCGAACTTAAGGTTCGTCTTTTTTGTGCAATATTGAAAAGCCCCAGCACACATAATTATCATGTTAAAACTACCACAAACGTTTAATAtcattaaaatacaatttaccctgtttcataatttattagaATAACAAGTAGATTAGTGAACGAAAATTCTttctaaaattttctttttttttgctcttttctaAAAGTTCTTTAATCTGTCCTACTGTTAAAAGTGCGTGCATTTTTAGGACCTGTGCAAGGCACCACCATTGATTGACAGCAAAATTATGTTGCGGAATTTGCTGCcaaatggttgaaaataggtgcataaattaataaattaaaacaatgctAACCGTTTACGTTTAACTTTAGctattatttaaaaagaaaattaaaaaaaaagaaatctgaaaaagaaatggaaaagccATTCATTGTCCATATGCAGCACGAAAGAATGTGTTGTTAaaacgcaaaaagaaaagtaagtttttttttggttcaaaacTTGAACGCCCTTACTAATGCATTGCAAACGAATTAATTAGGTTACGGTGTGCGATATGAAGCACTAATTGTACACCCTGGTGCATCATATTTATGCATATTTGGCAATCCATATTTGCACATTAggcaaaatagaaacaaaaacagttaTCTAAACATACAGACACAGAACGGTTGTAACGATTATGCACTTATGGTTACCTTCAACTTTTACCGTCCACCAAAACACCCACCAAATATGCCGGGACCTAAAGGTGGAAAACTAACGGCAAGGAATAATTAAGTTGTGCGGCATTATTTCGCAATGCATACAAACTGCCCCGTTGTGCTCTGATTAGGACGAGGTTGTggagggtttgttttttcgttagGGGTTTATGGGGCCCAATCAAAGATATTTTCGATGGTGTGCAAAATTTAGTGGCGTTTGTTTATTAGCTTTCCACTTTTGCGTACACGATCAATAAATTGATCGTTTTGTATTGTGTCTTAGTTTGTGTACAACTTATATTATGTACACCTGGTTTTATGATGCATTTAAAATACACTGTTTATGCTTTTGTTAACGAGGCATAAGCGTACATCCTTATACACAGTTTAATTGCTGCCCATAATTAGCGAGATGCTAATGATGGTTACAATCATTTGTCAGATCCTCTGTGTGGCACCATTTCGTTGTTGCATAACATTGACCAGCCATCAACCACACTGCTTCGCATTACATCAATTTCCTggacaataaataaaatattttattgcaaaaaggCATGTTTCATCATTCTAATAAAAGCACCATAAACTTCCGTGCACGTCCCGCTAAAGCTTAGCCGAAGCGATCGGACCTTAAACGTAACCGATTTAACTGCTCGCCCAAGTTCCGGAATCAAAATTTACATGATGAACATAATTTCTCACACACTTTGCGCACTGATAGTGTGAGCATTGAATGGTTCCCGGTACTCGGAAGGAAACCAACTGGCAGGCGGCCAATTGTTTTGCCAGTGTTAACGGCTATGTAATGATCTGCACGCCGGTGAGCAGTTAAACCCCTTTGGCAAAGATTAGCGCATTGCGCTAATTGTGCGTAAGGGTTTGATTAAAGCGgaagtttgtgtttgtatgtgttgcTAAAACAGGGGTACAATGATCGAGAAGCACGTGCGAACGTATACCGCACATTACCGTGCATTTAAGCGTTTATTGCTGAACCACACATTTGGCTAAATGAGTTTACTCTCGCTGAGGTTAGGGTGCTGAAAACTGGGAAGCATCTCATCTGACGACTGTCAAACGTTGATCGTATACCCATACAGACAGCGGTTTCCGAGTGCTAGAGTGTTAGGATAGGGAgatggttgttgtttgcttcccAGGTATCTGCTTAGATCCACGAACGTACGACGAGCACGGCACACACAAATCAGACGAGACAGATATGTGTCGGCTGGGGTTGAGCGAGCCCGTGGGACTAGTGAAAGTAGTCAATCCACTTTGTTTTCGGGTTCCCTCCCCAAGAGCAGAAACCCGGGGGGAGACAATACAGTGAAGCGGCAGTGTGTAGCAACCGGTGgatgatcatcatcaaacGCTTTAGACGCTCTATTGCGAGGTAGCGCGACTCGTTGAACCCCTAACCTCAACTATAGACACAACACGGTAAGGTTCGGTGTGGAGTTTATCAACACGGTGGCAATATTAGAAAATGTAGAGAAGTAAACGAAAGAGTGTTTTTTGTAGAGGAGTTTAGGGGCAATCAAAAGCAAACTAATCGTGTTGGCAGGAAGCCAAGATACTTACTACTGAACTACTTAtactacttttttcttttaaactcTTCCCCAAAGTCAAAGGACTTAACCTGTCACAATGATACGAGTCGACAAGATACTGCCCTGGTTGGTACTAGGACTGATGATCATGCTGATACAACGTCCTGTCCAGGGATACGATCCAACCGACAAGGAAATTGCAAACATCGTCCCACCGAAGGGAACGTTCGATGCGTTCTACCCCCGGGAAATGTACGGCGTAAAGAATGGGAATGCACGTCCCGCTCATGCCCACGGAAGTTTCTACGCACACCGTAATCCGGCCCTGGTTGAGGTGCGTAATGCAGCCGCGTACGGATTCCGGTTCGATGGTAAACGTCGGTTTAATTTCGATTAGAGCGAGTGTGCTATTCTGCCTCACCGCTTTCGGATGTGTAACgcatttaatatgtttttcttttcaataaaataataatagcaaCGCAATACAAACTCCATCTGGATCATTTGTTCCGAAATTGAACGCATTGCTGGAATGCTAATGACGTGATCTAGTCGGGACCACCACCATTTGCGACGGATCATCGTTACACTCGTTCAATAGTTTTGTGCTCCCTGTTCACCCTGGTCCCACCCTATTGACAGATATCCGTCAACGATCGatgattgatgatgatgttcgCCTCCGTTCAATTAATGTCTGCTCTTCGCTTGTCTGGATTACGTCTAGTTTGCTGACCGTAAATCGATTACCTGAAAGAATGATTAATTCCCGCAACCGTTCTCAAACGGTTGGTCAAATTTAGAGGACGCCTAGAAGTGGGCCAATTgtggttaaaaaaaaggtcacaGATTTAGGCCAAGAATGGGACGGACTGGGTAATCCGTCCATCAGATTCACTTTCAGACCCGTCGATCGAATGATTGATTTCCAGCGTAAAAGTTGATTACGATCGCCGTTAGAACTAGAGCGTAAAGAAGCATGGAATAATGA
Proteins encoded in this window:
- the LOC125766517 gene encoding uncharacterized protein LOC125766517, with translation MRISLVILAAFMLLFLLVESAAAGKRRKIIIHVPVKVKQQKHVHTEVKTVHHHHKPTVIKEEKIVKKEVHKPVVIKEEVEHEHFHHHYKHDHPTFEIDGHDANGLGSSLIS
- the LOC125766510 gene encoding transmembrane protein 208, with translation MSQQQPPKKKATKGSKQIVEENVATVKFYRNMSLIASAVQFLGFAVYAELSTLAVVMTVLCIVAHGASYYFMAMISKPKLTEKGDIIETGTDLNIEGGITEHVKDIVILTSGTQLVSILSEFFWLLMLLLPVRAGWLLWQTVGKQFFQGDPAEEGPVNEKKQKKLMRKMNRARQ
- the LOC125766518 gene encoding uncharacterized protein LOC125766518 produces the protein MIRVDKILPWLVLGLMIMLIQRPVQGYDPTDKEIANIVPPKGTFDAFYPREMYGVKNGNARPAHAHGSFYAHRNPALVEVRNAAAYGFRFDGKRRFNFD